Below is a window of Culturomica massiliensis DNA.
GTTTCCCAGCCCTGCCAGGAAGTATAACGGAATGATGCTGAAGCCGACAGCTATGATTACAGCCAGAATCCGGGCCAGGCATTCCAGGCGTTTTCTCCAGATCTGATTGCTGAAACCGATAGACTGAAAAGCCGACCAGAATCCGTGTGTCAGGTGAAGGCCCAGTAAGATAGCACCAATGATGTATAGGGCACAGTAGGCGATACTGGATTTGAACAGGCTGGATACCAACAAATAGGTGTCTTCCATTTCCACTCCGTCAATGACAACATGAGCTAAATTGCCCGTGATTTTGATGTTCCACCAGAAATTGTAAAGGTGGATGATAAGGAATACAAGTACCAAAGCTCCCAGGATGTACATGTTACGTGAAGCCCAGGTTGCATTCTGACCTTGATTCCTTTGTGCATACTTTACCGGACGTGCCTTCTGGTTTTGTAAAGTAAGTACACTGGCCCAAATGATGTGGATGATGAATCCGAGAGCCAGAATCGGTTCAACGATCTTGATAACAGGATTGGTAGCCATGAAATTTGCTCCATGATTGAATAACTCCCCGCTGTTATCGAGAATCAAAAATAAATTTAGTGTCAGATGGACACATAAAAAAGCAATCAGGAAAAGTCCGGATAAACTCATAATGACTTTTTTCCCGATAGAGGATGATAAGAAATTACTCATAATTAAGATTATTTATTAATAACTGGTTAAATTCTTTCTTCACATGCAAAAGTATCTATTTTTCCTGATTTTACTAGTAATAATTAGGGAAAAGTTTCTATAATTATTTCCTTCTCATTCAGTCAGATATTACGGAAATCAGGGAGCTGAAAATTTAATTTTGCAAAGCCTGGTATATAAATTCCTGAATTTTTGTCCGGATATCTTCTTCCGAAAGTTTGGTGTTGAATTCACTCGGATAAGTCCTGTTGGACAGGAATATGTATATCAGGTGGTTGTCCGGATCGGCCCAGGCCATAGTGCCTGTAAAACCGGTGTGCCCGAAACTATCGGGAGGAATGATTTTGCATGTCGGTCCGATTTTTGTCGTATCGGTTTCCGGTTTGTCAAAACCAAGCCCCCGGCGGTTTGGGGAAAGCGTATCGGCCCGATGGGTAAATGTCGAAATTGTACTTTCCGTAAAAAATTGCTCTCCGCCGTAGTATCCTTTATTCAAATACATTTCCATGATTTTGGCCAGATCGTTGGCCGTCGAAAACAGTCCTGCATGTCCGGCAACACCGCCCAGGATGGCTGCTGTCGGATCGTGTACGTAGCCTCTGACTTCTCTTTTACGATAAAGGTTATCTATACATGAAGGAATAATGTATTTCGTATTGAGGTGTTTGGCGGCATTGAAATCGGTGTTGTAAGTCCCTAACTTTTTGAAAAATGTATTCCGGCAATATTGATCCAGGGGTTGCCGGGTAATGGTTTCGATGGCTTGTTGCAGAAAAATAAAACTGAGGTCACTGTATACGTACTCTTTTTTAGGAAGCAGTTCGGAGTTTAACAGGGCATGCATAATGCTGTCCCGGTAACCGTCAAAAATGTATAATCCGGGAGTAAAGGCTTTGTAGCCCGGAAGGGCTTCTCGTGAGAAGGTACTGTCTTTAAACCGGTAATTCGGATTGGCGTACAACCGGTCTTTGAGTTTCAGGGTGTTATATTTTGTCGGGACGGGAGTGAAAAGCGAACCGTGAAGGGCTTCTTTATCGACAGCCTCGGTAAAAGCCGGGACGTAGGATTTCAGACCGGCCATGTGCATGAGAACTTCTTTTACCGTGATGTCTTTTTTATTGGTGTTGCGCAAGGCCGGGTAATAGTCGGCAAGAGGAGCCTCCAATTTGATTTTTCCTTCTTCATAAAGCTTCATAACACAGGGAAGAGTCGCTGCGATTTTCGTTATGGAAGCGATGTCGTATATGTTTTCCGTGTGGTTGGGAACCGTATTTTTGTAGGTGTTGTAACCAAAAGCTTTATCGTAAACGACATAACCGTCTTTGGCTACCAATACCTGGCATCCGGGGGTGGCTTTTGTCTGAATGGCTACATTACACATGGAGTCGATACGTGACAGCCGCTCCGATGTCATACGGCACATTTCAGGCAGCGCATACCCCAGGCGGGTTTTGGGGGTTGATAGCCCGTCTCCGGCTGAGTAAGCCGGAGAAATGCTTACCGGAAGTTTACCGTCAACCGGGATGCCGCCGAAGATTGCTTGTGCAGCATATTGCCGGGCGTACAAGTGATCTTCAAAGTTGATCAGAATGGCATCTAACGGTAAATCGATATAGTTTTTAAGTCCGTAAGGCGTTCCCGGGTGGCAAAGGATGACCTTTTTTCCTTTCAGAGCGCGGATCAGGTCTGTAAGTCCGGGAGTATAGCCAAAATGGCGGGAACTGCGATTGGAAGCTTTGCTGTTGTATATGATGATGCAGTTGTAGCCGCTTAGTTGCCGGATGAAATTATTCAATTCCGTGGCGTTCATTTTGTCCGGAGCTGTCAGGTTGTATATTTCTGCATACCGGTTTAAGGTGGTCTGGAAATGATTGATATTGGCGGCCCCGAAATTTACGGCTGCAATCCGTAAGGTGTCTAGGCGCTGAAGCGGTAGTATGTTTTGTTCGTTTTTTATTAATGTAACAGCACTTTTATACAATTCCTGCTTGAGAGCAAAATCTTCAGGGGTGTTCAAACGGGACCACAATTTTTCTGTCTTGATCGGGTGAAATTGCGGCAGGACATATGTGTATTTGGCGATCAGGATTTTTTTGCATTTTTCGTCGATCATGCTTTCGGTCAGCACACTGTCAGTGATGGCTTTTTTGATTTTGGCAATCGCCTGACCGATGTCTTCGGGAAAGAGCAGAATATCGTTACCTGCCAGTAAAGCTGCAACCTCTGCTTCTCCTCGTTCCCGTCCCCGGGTTACGCCTTTCATGTTCATGGCATCGGTGAAGCACAGGCCGTTGAATTTCAGGCTGTCTTTTAAATACCGGTCGATGACGGCTGCGGATAAGGAAGCCGGCATGCCGGATGAATCGAGAGCTTTGACATTCAGATGGGCTACCATGATTGCCGACAGGCCTGCCTCAATTAATTTTTTAAACGGATAGAGTTCCAGCGAATCCAGGCGTGTGCGGTCCTGGCTAATGAGCGGTAAGGCATAATGCGAATCGGTATCGGTATCTCCATGCCCCGGGAAATGTTTGGCTACCGGGAGAACATTTTCAGAGAGAGAGCCCCGGATATACATTTCGGTTTTATGCCATACGTTATTCCGGTTTTCTCCGAAAGACCGCATACCGATAACCGGATTTTGAGCGTTGTTATTGATATCTGCAACGGGAGCGAAATTGATGTGTACTCCCAATTCCTTACAATGCCGGGCAATTGTGGCTCCAAGCCTGAATATCAGGGAATCGTTGCGGATGGCTCCGGCTATTCCCATCAAAGGAAATTCCATCCCGGTTCTTAAGCGCCAACCTACCCCATGTTCGGCATCAAGACCGATCAGTAAAGGATATTTGGCTGCTTTCTGATAACGGTTGGTTAATTGGGCCTGACGTACCGGTTCCCCCTGGAAAAAAATCAATCCTCCGATGTTGTATTCCCGGATGATTTTTTCAAGCCGGTCTTCATATTCCTGATCCCTATTGCTGTAAGCGGCAATCATAAACAACTGGCCGATCTTTTCATTCAGTGTCATGGATTGCAAGGTTTCGTCTGTCCAATGATTCGCTTTTTCCGGATGGCTGGCAGAAAGCTGAAGGCCATAACACAACAATAAGAATAGCAACGATATCCTGTACATTTTCCCCTTTTCCCGTTTTGTTTTTACGTATACAAAAATAGTAAAGAATCGTCTTATTTCCGATGAAAAAGAAAAGTTTGTTGAGAAGAGGTTCGTGAAATACGTTGATACCGGCGTTTGGTATACTGGAAGAGAATCCAAATAAAATCCCCCTGAAATTTCAATTTCAGGGGGATTGGTATGGCATTTAATTGAAGAGTAAGGCTGTTTATTTCAGCATTTCAGCAATTTTATCTTTCAATTCCTGACCGTGCAGGTTACGGGCAACGATTTGGTTGTTTTCATCCAGAACGAGCAGATGAGGAATACTGTTTACGCCGTACAATTGAGCGGCTGCATTTTCCCAGCCTTTCAGGTCTGAAACGTGGTTCCAGGTCAGACCGTCGTCTTCGATGGCTTTCACCCATGCTTCCTGATTGTTGTCTAGAGAAACGCCGAGAATTTCAAGTCCTTTCGGGTGGTATTCTTTGTAGATTTCCACTACTTCAGGATTTGCCTGACGGCAAGGATTACACCAGGATGCCCAGAAATCGATAATTTTCACTTTACCTTTGATATCAGCCAAAGAAAGCGGATTGCCTTCCGGTGTATTCAGGGTGAAATTCGGAGCTGTTTGACCGATAGCTACAGCTTCCAATTTGGCGATTCTTTCGGCAATTTTTTTCCCGTACAGGCTGTTTTTGGCATTTTCACCCAAATTTCCGTACATTTCTTTCAATTGGTCGAATTCCATGCCACCCATTTTGGAAGCAATGATAAAGGCGGATACAAAACTGTCGGCATTGTTTTTGATCAGATCAGCTTCCTGTGCTTCGGCCTCTTTTTCATAAGCTTCAAATTGATTCCGGATTTCGTTGGCTTTTTCCTGATCCTGATTTTGCATAGCAACCGTATATTCTTTATACAGCTCAGATTGTTTTTTCATCAGGTCATTTGAAATAACCAGATAATCATTGATGACTTTCTGATTTGCCGTTCCTTCAACTTTGGACTGGCTGTTGTCTGCCGGATTCAAAGTAGCCGTAAAGGTTGTATTTTCAATGATAAGGGGTGTACGGCCTCTTTTACCATCTACTGTCAAATAAGCGTCAGAAACTTCCTGGACACTTCCTTCCAGTTTGAATTTTCCGTCTTGAATGGGGGCACTGGCTAATGTATCAGCTTGTCTGTTCTGGAATTTTACCAGATGAACTGTTCCTTCTGTTTCTCCTTCCACAGTACCGTTGATGGTATATTTCTGTGTTGATGTACAAGCGCTCAGAGCCAGAACACAGAGAGCAGGGATAAGAATTTTTTTCATAGTTTTCTTTTTTGATTTATACAATAAGTGATGTGTTTCAATGTCTTTTGGACGATATTTGTTTTATTATAAAACTAATGCGGCAAATTTAAGATTTTTTCGTTAAACTTGCCGCACTTCTTTGCAGATAATATTTTAGATATTTTATTAATCGATTTTTCGTTTCATAAACCAACCTTCTTTAAAGGCGATGTTAAGTCGGATTTTTGCAAATTTTTCCTGAATCAATCCGTTTTCCTTGGTTCCTCTTATCCCTAAATCGAAAGCAATACCGAGCAATAATTCCCGGTTCGGAATGTATATCGGCATTTGGGTACCGAAAGTAATGGCATAGGTATTGATAAAGGTATTGTTCAATTTAATTTGAGAGCGGACCATATAAGTTCCTAAAATGTATTTGTTGCGTTGCCACCAGTAGCGTCCGTAACGTGCCGGCATTAAAGACGCGCCCAGAGAGACTTTGTGATAATCGTGGTAATCCTGATTGACTTTGAATTCTTCGTAGGCAGACATTTTCTGGAAGGTATAATCTCCTGCCAGCATCCATTTGTCTTTGTAGTCGTATGCAAAACCGCTGATGATCCGGAACGGATATTTTATGCCGCCCCGTCTCAATACTTCATCTTCCAGTGTTTGCTGGTCGGAAGTGCTCGAATTGATCTTGTAGGATGTGAAGTCTTTTTTGGCAGCCAGATCAGTCCCTAAATTGAACGATGTTCCCAGTGTCAGTTTGGATTTCGGAGATAAGGTAAACAGGTATTGAAGGCCGAGGTTAAAAATAACATCGTGTACGGATATTTTATTCCGGGCATTGATGTAATAGCTGTCGGTGACGGCAGGAATCAACGTGACCCGCTTTTCGATATTACCGAAAACCAACGAGGTATTTAAGCCGACCGACAGGTTTTTAACTTTATAGGCCAATCCTAAATAGAAATCGTTCAAACCGCCGTTGCCCGATATTTGCTGGTTGTAGTATTCGTCGACGCTTCCGTTGATTCTTTCTTTGTAATGCAGGTCATAACCGATGTCCGATCTCTGGTTGAAACCGAAAGAAGCAAATAGGTTCGGATAGAGACGAAGCGCCATATTCAAGGCTGCATTCTGGGCTACCCGGTAGGTGCTGCTTTCTTTGTTTGTGGCTATGCCTACATATTCACCGGTAATTCCGAATTGAATGTAAAAGCGGTTACTGTCGAGTGCCGTATAGGAAGCCGGGTTGAGAAAGTTGATGTTGTTGGCATCGCGCATAGCAGCCGAAACACCTCCCATTGCGGTATAAGGGCCGTAATTATCCTGTAATAGTCCGATACCATACATGGAATAAGGAGTCCCGGTATTGTTCTGAGCGAATGTGCACACCGAAAATCCGGATAATATAAAAAGCAGAATAATTTTTTTCATAGATAATATGGAATTACTCATATTGGGCATAATAAACTTTTAATACCGGTACTTCGTCTACTGTCAACCGGGTGAAACTACTATGCATTTCAGTTAACGGGATGCTGACCAGAACCTCGTTGTTTTGTTCTGCATCCGTACGTTGACAAAGCGAGTTATAGAAATCCGTAATATTGATGATATAGGTTTCGTATCCCGGTTTGTTCGGTTTATAGACAAGGCTACCCGTTACGGCATTCCCGGCAATATTGGTCACCGTGGACAATGCCTTGTTGCTTACGTCCGATTTGTAAAAATATATGGTTTTAGGTAACGGATAATAGGTGGTTACAAATTGTTGCGGATGCAATTCGATTTCCGCTTTGACAATTGTCTGGTATTTATTACCTGCCGGAGCAATCGGTAATTTCATTTTAATCATATATCCGCTCAAACCTTGGGTAACCGTTTGGCCGTCCACGGCATTGGGGCGTTTGGCTGCTGCAAATGGCAGGTTTTCGGATTGTTTCGTCAGTGCGGCATAGGGTGTCCCGGCGGCATTATTGACGATATTCATAAACGTATATTGGTTGTAATTCTTACTTTTATTGAAAGAATAGGTCAGGTCGCCCGTCGAACTGTGAAAGTGGATTTTTATACCGATGCTGTCGGCAGCCGGACTAAGCCCAAAAATACAGGTGTTGGACGGATCGGCCATTAAGGTCAGGCCTTTGAAATAACGAATAAAATCGAGGTCGTTTTGTACGACATAATCGTTTTGCCTTAATTTATCGAATAAATCCCGTCCTACTTCATCGTTCAGGCGGAACTGAAACTTTTTCAACCTTTCCTGGGTCGGCCATGTCGTATATGATCCGAGCGGTTCTGCTTCGTGAGGAACCGTGGCATTATTGTAAATCAGATCGTCGTCCGGGTTTAAAGTCGGTGTTGCCTTTAATTGATAAAGGTGGAATTGTTGCAAGGTGGTTGTATCTCCCCAAATCGTTTTATTGAATACGGCATTGAAGGTGATCGAATCGTAGATATAGGTGTTTTCGACTCTCGAGCCTCCGGAAGGTACGATTTCAAAATAGGGTGTCGTGATGGTTACTCCCGTGATCGGATCGTTTGCCCGTCCGGCCAATAAACCTTTTAAAGTACTGCTGGAATATCCGGTCGAGGTCGGAAAAGAGTCCAGCTTTACAGTCGATGTGGGGATTTTATAAGTTTTGATTTCAACATAACTTTCGTTGTTGATTAAATCTTCCCCGATTGAAGTGACATCGTTATTACACGCCCCGCACAAACAAATTAAGAAAAAGAAAAGTATGTTTCTCATATTTTATCCATTGCAATAATCAGAGGGCGAAGGTAAAATTATTTTCTAAAAATATTACAAGTGAAAGCTATTTTAATTTGTTATTACAGGAATTATAAAGTTTGGAAACGTAATTTAATAGATTTTTTATTGTATTTGTGTATAATTTATGTAGTTTTGCCCGAGTTTTGGTAGAATAAACAAATAAAAATTGAAATACTAGTATTTTATGAAAACGGTAAAGAATTTATTATTTTTAGCTGTTCTGGTATCGTTCTTTGCGGCATGTAGCTCCGATGACGATAAGGTCGGGAACTGGAAAAAAGTAGAAAGTT
It encodes the following:
- a CDS encoding glycoside hydrolase family 3 N-terminal domain-containing protein, with product MYRISLLFLLLCYGLQLSASHPEKANHWTDETLQSMTLNEKIGQLFMIAAYSNRDQEYEDRLEKIIREYNIGGLIFFQGEPVRQAQLTNRYQKAAKYPLLIGLDAEHGVGWRLRTGMEFPLMGIAGAIRNDSLIFRLGATIARHCKELGVHINFAPVADINNNAQNPVIGMRSFGENRNNVWHKTEMYIRGSLSENVLPVAKHFPGHGDTDTDSHYALPLISQDRTRLDSLELYPFKKLIEAGLSAIMVAHLNVKALDSSGMPASLSAAVIDRYLKDSLKFNGLCFTDAMNMKGVTRGRERGEAEVAALLAGNDILLFPEDIGQAIAKIKKAITDSVLTESMIDEKCKKILIAKYTYVLPQFHPIKTEKLWSRLNTPEDFALKQELYKSAVTLIKNEQNILPLQRLDTLRIAAVNFGAANINHFQTTLNRYAEIYNLTAPDKMNATELNNFIRQLSGYNCIIIYNSKASNRSSRHFGYTPGLTDLIRALKGKKVILCHPGTPYGLKNYIDLPLDAILINFEDHLYARQYAAQAIFGGIPVDGKLPVSISPAYSAGDGLSTPKTRLGYALPEMCRMTSERLSRIDSMCNVAIQTKATPGCQVLVAKDGYVVYDKAFGYNTYKNTVPNHTENIYDIASITKIAATLPCVMKLYEEGKIKLEAPLADYYPALRNTNKKDITVKEVLMHMAGLKSYVPAFTEAVDKEALHGSLFTPVPTKYNTLKLKDRLYANPNYRFKDSTFSREALPGYKAFTPGLYIFDGYRDSIMHALLNSELLPKKEYVYSDLSFIFLQQAIETITRQPLDQYCRNTFFKKLGTYNTDFNAAKHLNTKYIIPSCIDNLYRKREVRGYVHDPTAAILGGVAGHAGLFSTANDLAKIMEMYLNKGYYGGEQFFTESTISTFTHRADTLSPNRRGLGFDKPETDTTKIGPTCKIIPPDSFGHTGFTGTMAWADPDNHLIYIFLSNRTYPSEFNTKLSEEDIRTKIQEFIYQALQN
- a CDS encoding DUF4270 family protein, with product MRNILFFFLICLCGACNNDVTSIGEDLINNESYVEIKTYKIPTSTVKLDSFPTSTGYSSSTLKGLLAGRANDPITGVTITTPYFEIVPSGGSRVENTYIYDSITFNAVFNKTIWGDTTTLQQFHLYQLKATPTLNPDDDLIYNNATVPHEAEPLGSYTTWPTQERLKKFQFRLNDEVGRDLFDKLRQNDYVVQNDLDFIRYFKGLTLMADPSNTCIFGLSPAADSIGIKIHFHSSTGDLTYSFNKSKNYNQYTFMNIVNNAAGTPYAALTKQSENLPFAAAKRPNAVDGQTVTQGLSGYMIKMKLPIAPAGNKYQTIVKAEIELHPQQFVTTYYPLPKTIYFYKSDVSNKALSTVTNIAGNAVTGSLVYKPNKPGYETYIINITDFYNSLCQRTDAEQNNEVLVSIPLTEMHSSFTRLTVDEVPVLKVYYAQYE
- a CDS encoding succinate dehydrogenase cytochrome b subunit, with translation MSNFLSSSIGKKVIMSLSGLFLIAFLCVHLTLNLFLILDNSGELFNHGANFMATNPVIKIVEPILALGFIIHIIWASVLTLQNQKARPVKYAQRNQGQNATWASRNMYILGALVLVFLIIHLYNFWWNIKITGNLAHVVIDGVEMEDTYLLVSSLFKSSIAYCALYIIGAILLGLHLTHGFWSAFQSIGFSNQIWRKRLECLARILAVIIAVGFSIIPLYFLAGLGN
- a CDS encoding TlpA disulfide reductase family protein, producing MKKILIPALCVLALSACTSTQKYTINGTVEGETEGTVHLVKFQNRQADTLASAPIQDGKFKLEGSVQEVSDAYLTVDGKRGRTPLIIENTTFTATLNPADNSQSKVEGTANQKVINDYLVISNDLMKKQSELYKEYTVAMQNQDQEKANEIRNQFEAYEKEAEAQEADLIKNNADSFVSAFIIASKMGGMEFDQLKEMYGNLGENAKNSLYGKKIAERIAKLEAVAIGQTAPNFTLNTPEGNPLSLADIKGKVKIIDFWASWCNPCRQANPEVVEIYKEYHPKGLEILGVSLDNNQEAWVKAIEDDGLTWNHVSDLKGWENAAAQLYGVNSIPHLLVLDENNQIVARNLHGQELKDKIAEMLK